The Mytilus galloprovincialis chromosome 7, xbMytGall1.hap1.1, whole genome shotgun sequence genome has a window encoding:
- the LOC143082514 gene encoding prestin-like produces the protein MSSDVLLLTRSLKTQSELYEYYGRPPHSSKSLSENIKEKCTFSNLNSYLLALFPFINVLRTYKFRVYIFDDIISGLSVACLHVPQGLALGILASLSPAYGLYTSFFPVLLYVLFGTSHHVSLGTNAVIAILTAEMVELQLEQYGLTGIKSALNGSTDAHCTTISPDIENSGLEYKASVAAGSSFIVGLLLFIMGLCRMGFITSYLSSSFIAAFTTTGAIHIISSQIPNALGITVQPVNKPGKLIYVCIEIFKAFPHIHVATFLVSIICLIILVLVKDVINERYKNKMKMPIPIDLILVVVSTFISSYTQLLDNFGIGVIGKIPAGLPTPKLPRVSVDIIGKSAVIGIIVFVLTISMARLCEVKHGYSVDDNQELVAYGISNLGSSFFSCFPACVAPPRTIVLSTMGAKTTLSGMVSAVFVLLVILFIGEYVESLPKAVLASIIIAAIKKLLYQFKDLPMLWRVNRYDFVIFVGTVISGVFIDFPYALYVGVLLCLLTVVVQSQKSSSYTIRKVKQEGRFLDQKTHDVPLCNPKIAIFRMESSLYFATADKFVKELYKATFNPKAYRKQPDLNVEINADQSENSGSSDERISLSKTNQENEKPVVPLTNIIIDCSSMNYIDMNGMKALIQIYSEYKPVGVTVMFGNSTNFMKTFIEKSDLSQEIDMNNVYADILDAYFAASHKK, from the coding sequence ATGTCCTCTGACGTTTTACTGCTTACCAGATCTCTGAAAACACAGTCCGAATTATATGAATATTATGGCAGACCACCGCACTCGTCTAAGTCATTGTCGGAGAATATAAAAGAGAAATGCACATTTTCcaatttaaattcatatttactAGCACTATTTCCATTCATAAATGTCTTAAGAACGTATAAATTCCGGGTGTACATCTTTGATGATATCATAAGTGGCTTATCAGTAGCTTGCCTTCATGTACCACAGGGACTTGCATTGGGCATATTAGCATCATTATCGCCGGCGTATGGATTGTATACGTCTTTTTTCCCTGTGCTTCTGTATGTTCTTTTCGGAACGTCTCACCACGTATCGCTCGGAACAAATGCTGTGATTGCTATTTTGACAGCAGAAATGGTAGAATTGCAGTTAGAACAATATGGTTTGACAGGTATTAAGTCAGCCTTAAACGGTTCCACGGATGCTCATTGTACAACAATTTCACCGGACATCGAAAATTCAGGTTTAGAGTACAAGGCGTCGGTAGCAGCAGGTTCGTCATTTATTGTTGGATTGTTGCTGTTCATCATGGGTTTGTGCCGAATGGGTTTTATTACTTCTTATTTGTCATCTTCTTTCATAGCAGCTTTTACCACAACCGGTGCTATTCATATCATTTCCAGCCAAATCCCTAATGCTCTTGGCATAACAGTGCAACCTGTTAACAAACCAGGAAAacttatatatgtatgtattgaaATATTCAAAGCGTTTCCACACATTCATGTTGCTACATTCCTAGTCTCTATAATATGCCTAATTATACTCGTATTGGTGAAAGATGTCATAAATGAgagatacaaaaacaaaatgaaaatgccaatacCAATTGATTTAATTTTGGTTGTCGTATCAACATTTATTTCTTCCTATACACAATTACTTGACAACTTCGGTATAGGTGTAATAGGAAAAATACCTGCTGGACTGCCAACTCCGAAGCTACCCCGAGTATCTGTAGATATAATAGGAAAAAGTGCTGTTATTGGTATAATCGTGTTTGTGCTAACGATTTCGATGGCCCGACTTTGTGAGGTGAAACACGGATATTCAGTTGACGATAATCAAGAACTCGTCGCATATGGCATTTCAAATCTAGGTAGTTCGTTTTTCTCCTGCTTCCCAGCTTGCGTTGCTCCACCTCGTACAATTGTTTTGAGTACAATGGGAGCAAAGACAACATTAAGTGGGATGGTTTCAGCTGTTTTTGTATTGCTTGTAATACTTTTCATTGGAGAATATGTTGAATCATTACCTAAAGCTGTTCTTGCAAGTATAATCATAGCAGCTATTAAAAAACTCTTATACCAGTTCAAGGACCTACCGATGCTGTGGCGAGTAAACCGTTATGATTTTGTTATCTTTGTGGGTACAGTTATAAGTGGTGTCTTTATTGATTTTCCTTACGCTTTGTATGTAGGAGTGCTACTTTGTCTTTTAACAGTTGTAGTGCAAAGTCAAAAGTCATCTTCGTATACCATTAGAAAAGTTAAACAGGAGGGTCGCTTTCTGGATCAAAAGACTCACGACGTTCCATTGTGTAACCCGAAAATTGCAATATTCCGAATGGAATCATCTCTTTACTTTGCCACAGCTGATAAATTTGTAAAAGAATTGTACAAAGCAACATTTAACCCTAAAGCCTATCGAAAACAACCGGATTTAAACGTTGAAATTAATGCGGATCAGAGCGAAAATAGCGGTAGCAGTGATGAAAGAATTTCGCTGTCAAAAACAAATCAGGAAAACGAAAAACCCGTTGTGCCACTTACGAATATTATTATCGACTGTTCGTCTATGAACTATATTGACATGAATGGTATGAAAGCTTTAATACAGATCTACTCCGAATACAAACCAGTTGGTGTTACCGTAATGTTTGGAAACTCTACTAATTTCATGAAAACGTTCATAGAAAAATCGGATTTATCACAGGAAATAGACATGAATAATGTGTATGCTGACATTTTAGATGCCTATTTTGCAGCAAGTCATAAAAAGTGA